A genomic region of Caenorhabditis elegans chromosome V contains the following coding sequences:
- the srbc-19 gene encoding Serpentine Receptor, class BC (Class B-like) (Partially confirmed by transcript evidence), protein MHTEQPKMNISAVTISIFGVVSSVFSCAMNFYFLVKTERKKKDMALFYFRFSVDVLQGSIVCVYLLFVIAYSLIPEELRKYHNLIFYLGFPSSNVDATRSMVSLAISMERVAAAYIPIFFHNYRKRFPAVIIFMIAVIYGLNEDIVLYVFCNFKLNIPKNCAALGCAMNTCFFHYWTHQKSVTFTITFVCLLLLCAKLFIFNELGRNGRKELSRVNRLALIDSTIVCVFDFVPNFIANQFAHKQFFSFQNIGPYIVVTKLAGCAIEACFVFWTFNRKTFKIKAQPKSRLPCQLGNFTNTDS, encoded by the exons ATGCACACGGAGCAaccaaaaatgaacatttcggCGGTGACGATATCCATATTTGGCGTCGTTTCTTCTGTATTTTCATGTgcaatgaatttttattttctggttAAAACTGAGAG aaaaaagaaagacatGGCTCTATTCTACTTCCGATTTTCCGTTGATGTACTACAAGGATCAATTGTCTGTGTTTATTTGCTTTTTGTGATAGCCTACTCATTAATTCCTGAAGAATTAAGAAAATATcacaatttgatattttatttgGGATTTCCGTCGTCAAATGTGGACGCAACAAGATCGATGGTTTCATTGGCCATTTCGATGGAGAGAGTAGCG GCTGCGtacattccaattttctttcacAACTACCGCAAACGTTTTCCCGCCGTCATAATTTTCATGATCGCAGTGATCTACGGGCTAAATGAGGATATAGTTTTATAtgtgttttgcaattttaagcTCAACATCCCAAAAAACTGTGCAGCTTTGGGCTGTGCGATGAATACGTGTTTCTTTCACTATTGGACCCATCAAAAATCT gtaACGTTTACCATCACCTTCGTGTGCTTATTGCTTCTTTGTgctaaactttttattttcaatgagCTCGGGAGGAACGGGAGGAAGGAATTGTCAAGG GTGAACCGCCTGGCACTCATCGACTCAACAATCGTCtgtgtttttgattttgttccgaattttattgcaaatcaATTTGCACATAAGCAGTTCTTTagttttcag AATATTGGTCCCTATATAGTTGTGACAAAACTTGCCGGATGTGCAATTGAAGCGTGTTTCGTATTTTGGACGTTTAACaggaaaactttcaaaattaaggCTCAGCCAAAAAGCAGATTGCCGTGTCAACTTGGCAATTTTACCAATACGGATAGTTGa